The following DNA comes from Triticum aestivum cultivar Chinese Spring chromosome 3D, IWGSC CS RefSeq v2.1, whole genome shotgun sequence.
TTTAGCTCGGTCATGCAGCTTCTGAGCTTTTATGAGTCTGTAGCAATTGGACCACTTAAGCCGGAAAAGCTTTTCCGGATTCTTGATATGTATGAGGTCTTGGATGATCTGCTCCCTGAAGCAGAGTTCTTGTTCCAAGCAGGGGGCAATGATATGGTTTTAGCTGAGTATCATGAAGTCCTACTTCAGCTGGGAGAATCGGCAAGGAAAACATTTGCAGAGTTCAAGTATGCCATCCAATCCTACACGTCATCCAGTGCAGTGCCTACTGGTGCAGTGCATCCCCTCACCAAGTATGTCATGAACTATATAAAGGCTGTCACTGTTTACAGCAAAACTCTTGACTCACTGCTCAAGGATGCGGATCAACAGCCTATACCAAACTCATGCACTCATTTCACGGCCACAGCATTGCATCTGCAGTCTGTTGCTGCAGTTTTAGAAGCAAATCTTGAAGCTGGGTCTAGATTGTACAGAGATTGTCGATTGCGGAACATCTTTATGATGAACAATATCTGCTACATGGTCCAGAAAGTGAAGAACTCGGATCTCAAGAGCTTTCTTGGCGACGACTGGATCCGGCTGCACAACCGAATGTTTCAGCATCAGGCGACCAACTACGAGAGGGCGTCGTGGAGTCAGGTGCTCTCTTACCTGAGTGATGATGGCCTATGTGCCGCCGGAGGTGCCGCTTCTCGTAAAATCATCAGGGAGAAGTTCAAAAACTTCAACCTGTCCTTTGAAGATGTTTATCGAGTTCAGACGGCATGGTCTGTCCCTGATGACCAACTCCGCGAAGATGTCAGGATTTCCATATCACTGAAAGTCATACAGGCTTACAGGACATTTGTGGGGAGATACTCTGCCTTCCTTGATGGCACCAAGCAGAGAGATCGCTACATAAAGTACAGGCCTGAGGATCTGGAGGAACTTTTGCTGGATCTGTTTGAAGGAACTCAAAAGTCATTGCAGCATTCTGGCCGAGCTTGAAGCTGAAAGCACAGTTCTTCTTCGAGGGATAACGCGGTGGTTGTAATTTTGCTTTGTACCAATTAAAAGAATTTTATTGCTTGTTTTGTTGTATTGATGTCCATGCTCAAAAGAATATATTTTTCGATGCCTTGTGTTTGCAGAAGTGTATCAGTTCCTTCATGGCAGCCATGCTGCTTAAAGTGCTTCATGTACTATATATGTAACCGAAGTAGAGATGATGCTTAGATGTAGGTAGCAACACGTTTTTTGCCAAAACATTTTTAACAAAAAGCATGTATAGTTTCTGAACACCACTCGGTTACTGATTTAGTAATCTTCCACACACGGGTGGAAGGGTATGTTTTTCCTTAGAACTAGACAAACCTATTCTGGTTTCCGTATGGGTATGCCCACTTGTCGCCTCCAAGTGTGCAAACTATTACATGAACAAAATATAAACGAGCTACTAAACATGGTTTCTAGCTGCCGCCTGCGCGGCCAACAACACCCCTAATTAACGGGTCTGCTAAAAGTCAGTCGAATGAGATTTAATCAAGTCTCAGTCGACTGCATAGCCGTTAGTTCTTAGCATGGAGATTCGTGCGGGACTGAGCACTGTCCAACGGACCTTGCAGCATTTTGTCCCAACTGTTGAAATGTGATATCTCTGTAATTTATTTCTGACTGATTCTCCTATTATCTCTAGCCTTGTATAGGTTGATCTCTAGAGATATTGTAGGGTTAGTTGGCTTGTCACGCAAGACACCACCTGTATATATTGTAACCGACTCCGAtggaatacaattgagttgcatcctatagtcttctacatggtatcaattttctaccgATCTCTCTCGCTTCCGCTCTAGGTCGCCGCCGCgtctcacgccgccgccgcccctctctccctaccgccgccgccgcttgtTCCACACGATGCCGCCGCCGCACCAAACCCTAACCcttccacgccgccgccgcctctgctacTTCTcctatagccgccgccgccgccacaccaaaCCCCAACCTTtccacgccgccgccaccgctaccTCTCTTATAGCCGCCGCCGCATAAACCCTAAACCCtatctcgccgccgccgctccttcctctgtagccgccgccgccgcccctacctACCTCCTCCCAATCACCACCATGTCTCGCAAAGCCGAACCCTCCGACGCCGGTTCTTTCGCCGGTGCCACCTTCACCTCCGATCGCCTCAACGAGCTCCACATCAAAGACCACGTTCCCGTCGTCCTTGACCTCGACTCACCATCCTACAACGCATGGCGCACCTACTTCGCGCTCCTCTTCCGCTCCTACCACCTCATCGAGCATGTTGACGGTAGCGTCGACATCCGCGACATGAAGGACGACGACAAGTGGCTTGCTGTGGACGCCTGCATCGTCAAGTGGCTTTTTCTCACCATCTCTCCAGGTCTCTTCAACATGGTGAACTCCTGTGACCCGTCGGTGTACGCCATGTGGACACGGCTGTGCGATCTCTTCCTCGACAATCAACTCCAGCGCCGTGTTTTCCTCCAAGGGGATTTCTTCACCATGCAGCAAAACGATCTTTCGATCGACGAGTACTGCACGCGGATGAAGGTTCTCGCCGACGAGCTACGCGACGTCGGCATGATCATCGACGACTCCGTCCTCCTCACCAACCTCCTTCGCGGCCTCCACCCCGACCTCGGCCAATCCGCTGCCAACTTCTCCCTCATCACGCCGACGTACGCCAAGGCAGTCACGTATCTTCGCATGGAGGAGAAGCGTCTTCGTCACGCGGCCCGGCAAGCGCCTCTCGCCACGCTCCATGCCGGCACCATGAAGGGCCCCACCGCCCTCCCGCAGCCTCCACGCGCGCCGGCTCCACAGCCGCCCGCCGCCCCGGACCAGGGCCGCCAGAAGAGGCGGGGAGGTCGCGACGGTCGCGGCCGCAACGACGGCTTCAGCCCCGCCAAGTGGCTCCACCCGCTCCTGCCCAGGCTGCGGCGCCCCCGCCCTGGCTCACAGGGTACAACCCCTGGACGGGGGTGGTGCACGCCTACTCGATGCCTCTTCCGCGGGCGCCTGCTCCGGGCCTACTTGGCCCTCGCCCGGCTCACCATCAGGCCCTCTTGGTCGCGCCGGGTGGCTCCGGACCCGACGGTTCCTCAGCGTATAGCGGGACCGTGGCCCACGACGCCTCCATGTCGCCCCCTACGACGCTGCACCCACCGGCTACAACTACGACCCGGCGCTCCTAGCCGCCCTCCACGCCGCCCCTACCCCAAGCAACTACTCCGGCGGCGGGGACTGGTACATGGACACAGGCGCTGCTGCTCATATGGCATCGCACCCGGGTATCCTCTCTCGTGCCTCTCCGTACCCCCTTCTCTCACG
Coding sequences within:
- the LOC123079260 gene encoding exocyst complex component EXO70E2, translated to MMAPELDKQYSNIQLGEEVEICDIKLALKALRKKILSLDFHNSLHVHDPQNSFEYLEVLYKLRQLSEKLGNLDPGGEAKEHKELTVYADDLFEMAMARLEEEFVYLLTYYKQPLEQELLSFRTTEDGSTDEFSSSSFSEEQSEGKSTQTGSSGGSEYLVADLIQPGALSAVKSIANFMFLSNYNNECCQAYINARQGALDEFIGSLHIDKHSIEELMSTKWNKLSASIKRWNRAMKAFVRVYLASERRLSSLVFGDLSETTVDLCFYEISFSSVMQLLSFYESVAIGPLKPEKLFRILDMYEVLDDLLPEAEFLFQAGGNDMVLAEYHEVLLQLGESARKTFAEFKYAIQSYTSSSAVPTGAVHPLTKYVMNYIKAVTVYSKTLDSLLKDADQQPIPNSCTHFTATALHLQSVAAVLEANLEAGSRLYRDCRLRNIFMMNNICYMVQKVKNSDLKSFLGDDWIRLHNRMFQHQATNYERASWSQVLSYLSDDGLCAAGGAASRKIIREKFKNFNLSFEDVYRVQTAWSVPDDQLREDVRISISLKVIQAYRTFVGRYSAFLDGTKQRDRYIKYRPEDLEELLLDLFEGTQKSLQHSGRA